A region of the Acidobacteriota bacterium genome:
CGGCGCATCTCAAACGCGTAGGCGCGAGCGATTACGTTGCGCTGCTCGCCTACATTCAAGAGACCAGTGAACACGAGGCCGCACTGCAAGCGATCCGCACGCAATTGCGTAAGGCCTGGCATGTTGCCGCCACCACGGGGTATGGCCCGCGCTTCCTGCATTCGACGGGGCAGTTGCACAAGGGCGGCGGAGATCAAGGCGTGTTTATTCAAATCACTGCGAGTACGCAGGCGGATGTGCCCTTGCCGGGAGAACTATTCAGCTTTGGCGTGTTGAAACAGGCGCAGGCCCTGGGCGACTTTCAAGCGCTGGCCGCGCGCAATCGGCGCGCGCTCCGCATAGATTTAGGTGACGACATCGCGGGCGGGTTACAAGCCTTGTGGCAGATCGTGCAAGGCCTGAAGTGAAGCGGACGACCTGGCGTAAGTTTCTTGGAGAAGAGTAGGGTGATATGGAAAAACCCAGTATTGATCTAATCGTCTCGGACATAGATGGCACGCTCATCACGTCAGATCACGTCATCACGCCCGCCACCAAGCGGATGGCGTTGGAACTGCGCATGAGTGGCATCCATCTGTGCCTGGCGAGTTCACGCCCACCGCGCAGCATCAAGCCGATAGCGCAGGAGTTGGGTTTGCGCGCACCCTTTGCCGCCTTTAACGGCGCGCTGATTCAATTGCCCGACGATCAAGTCATGGCCGGCAGCGTCATTCCGCCCAACGTGACGCAACGCATCCGGGGGATGGCGATGCTCTTGGGGCTGGATGTGTGGCTTTACGATCAGAAGGATTGGTACGTCAATATGCGCACGCCTTTTGTGGATCGTGAAGCGCAGACGGCCGGTTTCATGGCGCGCACGGATGTTTACATGCAGCAGCTCAAACGCGACAACGTCAAACTGACGGTCGTGGGCACGCCGGATGTCGTCTTGAAAGCACAGGAACGCATTCGTGGCGAAATGGGAACGATGGTGTCGGCTTCGCGCTCGAAACCGCGCTTTCTGGATGTGACCGCCCACGGTTGGGACAAAGCGGCGTTGGTGAAACGGATGGGCACGTTGTTGAACGTGACGCCGGAACATATCGCCGCGATAGGCGACGGCCCCAATGACGTCGGTCTCTTTCGTCAGGCCATCATGAGCATTGCCATGGGGCAGGCCGTGGACAACATCAAACAACAAGCCATCCACGTGACAGCCTCGAATGACGAGGATGGTTGGGCACGTGGGATCGAGCAGTTCATTCTCAGGAGAAAACGTTAAATGGCTACGAGGTTGCTAAATCTGCCCCAGGCCAATGTGCGGGCATACGTGGATGCGGAAGAACTGGCGTTAAAGGCCGCGCATTATTTTGCGCGGCTGGCCGATCAATATGTGATCGGCGACGGCCTGTTCACCGTGGCGCTGTCGGGCGGCTCGACGCCGCAGGCGATGTTCAAGCTGTTGGCGCAGGAGCCGTTTTATTCGACCGTGCCCTGGTCAGAGATTCATTTCTTCTGGGCCGATGAACGCTGTGTGCCGCCGGATCATGCGGACAGTAACTATCGCGCGGCCTATGAACTGTTGCTGTCGAAAGTGCCGGTCAAGCCGGAAAACATCCAGCGCTTTAACAGCGAAGACGCCGAACCCGCGCGCGCCGCAGAGCTTTATTGCCTGCAATTGCAGAAATTTTTCTCTGCCGGGCTGGCGGCGAACCGCACGATCACCGCGCCGATCGCGGCGTTCCCGCGCTTCGATCTGGTGTTGCTGGGGATGGGGGCGGACGGGCATACCGCTTCGTTGTTTCCGGACACGGTGGCTCTCAAGGCGCAAGACCAAATTGCCGTCGCCAATTATGTCCCGCAACTCGCTGCGCGCCGCCTGACCTTGACGGTCGGGTCTATCAACAACGCCCGCAATGTGACCTTTCTGGTCAGCGGCAAGGAAAAGGCCGAGACCTTGCGCCAAGTGCTGACTGGCCCGCCGCGCCCTGACGCCTTGCCCAGTCAACTGATCAAACCTGCCAATGGAACGCTGCTCTGGTTGGTGGATGAAGCGGCGGTGAGCGGTATGGGCAGGTTTTGAAGCTCCTTGCGTGTGACAGTCTGAAATCGGTTTGAACCTGATGCCCGGGGCGTTTGTGCATACGCCCTGCTTTACTCTTTCTGGAGGGACAAGCCATGACTCGCTGGTTTTTGCTGCTCGGCCTGGCGTTAATCGCGCCGCTGTCTCTGCCTGCTCCGCGCGCGGCGCAACAGCCTGCTCCCCAAGTGAAACCCACACCCGCGCCCAAGCCTGGCGCATCACCCCAGACAACACCGCAAACGACCGAGCAAGACAACGTCGTCCGCATCTCGACCCAACTCGTGCAGATTGACGCCGTCGTGACCGACCGCAAGGGCAATCACCTAGACGATCTGCAAGAGGAAGAGTTTGAATTGCTGGTGGATGGTAAGAAACAGCCGCTTACCTATTTCTCGCTCACTAAACTCAAACGCGAAGCGGCTCCCGCCGCCTCTTCCAAAGATGCCAACGCGCCAAAAAATGCCGCGCCCACGACCATGCCCACGCGCAATTTGGAACCGGAGCGAGTGGCGCGCACGATTGCCTTTGTAGTGGATGACCTGGGCCTCTCGTTTGAAAGTACGGCCTACACGCGCGACGCGCTGAAAAAATTTGTCAGCCAGCAAATGCAGGACGGCGATCTGGTCGGCATCATCCGCACCGGGCGCGGCCTTGGTGCATTGCAGCAATTCACCAGCGACAAACGCATCCTGTATGCGGCCATAGACAAACTCACCTGGAATCCGATCAGCCGCGACATGATCCCGCGCTTTGGCGTCAACGATCCCGGCGCGTCGGCGGGCGAAGATGAAGATTCTCGCCAAGCGCGCCAGGACGCGCAAAATCGCTTCAATGAATTCCGTGACACGGTGTTTTCGGTCGGCACGCTGGGTGCGATCAATTTCGTCGTGCGCGGCTTGCGCGAATTGCCGGGGCGCAAAATGGTGGTGCTGGTTTCCGATGGCTTTCAACTTTTTGGACGCGACCGCGACAATACGCAGGTGCTCGACAATGTGCGCCGGCTGGTAGACCTCGCCAATCGTTCCAGCGTCGTGATCTATGCGCTCGATGCCAAAGGGCTGTTGCCGCTGGGCATGACCGCCGCCGACGACGTGAGCCAGATGTCGCAGCAACAGATCAACGAACGCTATTCCCAGCAATCCCAGGCGCTGGCCGATTCGCAAGAAGGGCTGACCTACGTGGCGCGCGAAACCGGCGGCTTTGCCATGCTCAACAACAACGATCTGAGCTTTGGCATCAAGCAGGTGCTGAAAGACAACGAGAGTTATTACCTGTTGGGCTTCGATCCCGAAGACAGCAGTTTCGACCGCAAGTTTCATGCGCTCAAAGTGCGCGTGACCCGCTCCGGCGTGCAAGTGCGCTCGCGTTCGGGCTTTCTGGGCATTGCGGATTCAGCGCCGCGCCCGCAGCCCAAAACCCGCGATGAGCAGATTCTGGCGACGCTCTATTCGCCCTTTGGCGCACGCGATTTGTCGTTGCAGATGACCTCGTTTTTTTTCAATGTCGAGCAACCATCAACGCCGGCAGCCACGGCTGCCGCGCCGTCGCCCAATGCCGCCGCGCCTAAGACGCAACCCAAGACTGCAAATGACAAAGACAACAAAATGCCGCCCGGCACGCTCTCGTTTGTGCGCTCGTTCTTCCACATTGACGCCGACAAGCTGACGTTCACCGATCTGCCGGACAACAAGAAGGAACTCAAGCTGGAATTGGTCGCCTTCGCGTTTAACGAAGAAGGCGTCGTGGTGGATCAACATGGGCGCTCGTTCGCCGTCACGCTGGACGCAGCCCGCTATCAAAAAGTGCTGGAGCGCGGCTTCTTTTATGTGGCTGACATCCCCATCAAAAAGCCCGGCGCCTATCAGTTTCGCGCCATCCTGCGCGACCCCAACAGCAGCAAAGTCGGCTCTGCCGGACAATTCCTGCAAATCCCGGATTTGAAAAAGAACCGCCTGGCCATGTCCGGCCTGGTCTTGACCGGCGAAACTCTCCCACCCGCCGGACAACCGGCCACGCCGCCGGCCACCTCGCAGGAAAGCGCGGTCAAGAATGTGGATTGGGAAGCGTCGGTGGCCTTGCGCCGCTTTCCCCGCAACGTGCGCCTGATTTATGGCTTTTTCGCCTACAACGCGACGCTCAACGCCGCCAAACAACCTGACCTCTTGCTGCAAGTGGAACTCTTTCAAGACGGCAAACGGGTTTTTCAAGGACAGCCGCGCCCGCTGGAATACAACGACAAATCCCAGCTGAAACGCCTGGATTGCGTAGGGCAACTCGGCCTGACCGGCTTCAGCCCCGGCGAATACATGTTGCACGTAATTGTCACGGATAAGCTGGCCAAACAGAAATTTGCGCAAGCCGATCAGTGGATGGATTTCAGCGTGCGTTAAGGCGGCTGGGTGTGCGTCAAATTTTTGCGAGCAGGTAAACGGACGCTTCGGCGCAAGTAACGCAACCCGCCGAGGTTGCGCGCTGTCGCAGCTACTGCCAGGGCTTCACTTGTGACGCCGTGCAACCTCAGCAGCATTCATTTCTACACAAGTCTACCGGCTCCGAGAAAAGCCCTGAAAGGGCGTAATTCAATAGCCGTGGGCAACGCCCACGGAACGGTTCGGGGAGAATTTTCGGCCCTGCCGGGGCCGCATTCGACGTCGAGTCCGGCCCCTTCAGGGCCGTAGAACCTGCTGACGGCCTACCGTGGGCGTTGCCCACGGCTATTGAATGCTGCCCTTTCAGGGCAAAGACACAGAGCGTCAGACTTGTGTAGAAACGAATGCTCAGCAGGTTGCGCTACGCCAGCGCGAGTCACACGTTGCTCCAAAAACATCCTTACGCAAAATTTTGACGGACACCTTAAGCGGCGGCGTGTATTGCCAGTGCCAAAACTCTATGCTACTTTACGCCCGCTTTTGACAACCAAGTTGCAAACCGAGCGGGGGTAATTCAGTGGTAGAATGCCAGCTTCCCAAGCTGGACGTCGCGGGTTCGAGTCCCGTCCCCCGCTCCAATTCTTTTCAGCCGCAATTCAACATTCTCTTTTCAATCCGCTGGAACTTCAGACCGATTCCAACTGCTTCGCTAACGTGAGGACGTCGTGTTCATCAGGCCGCAATGGCACGTGCCAGCAGTTTTCTCCCCCATCGCCGCGCCGTTGCGGCCTTGCTGTTTCTCTTGAATGTTTGCTGTCGTCCGCCATTGGAAAACGAGCCCACAGCTTGCTTGGGTTAGATCGAGTTTCATTTGCCTGTACAGGTGGGTGCGGAGCGCGGGTACGGTACCGCGCGCGTGAGCAAGCGGTGCGTCAAGTCGGGCGGATTGGTTCGTTACCCGAACCGCCGCTTGCTCACGCGCGCGGTACCGTCCCGCCGCGCGTTTTTTCTAGTGAAAACTGAGCTTTGACGATGTCCAATGAAATGACGATTTTGACGCGCGCTTTTGATTTGCTGGCTTGGCTCGTGCCGCGCACCGAGAAGTTCCCGAAGCTGTACCGCCAGACCGTGACCGCGCGCTTGCTCGACGCCGCGCTCGATTTTCAAGAGGCGCTCTTTGACGCGCTCAGCCAGAGCGGCACGACGCGCCAGCGGCATTTGCGCGCCGCCGATGCCCATCTGAACAAGCTGCGCCTTTACTTGCGGCTGGCCCATCAGTGGCGCTGGTTGAATGACGGTCAATATCACCACGTCAGCGAAATGGTCGCCGAAGTGGGCCGCTTGCTGGGCGGCTGGTTGAAGACGCAGGTTTAACCTGGTCGTATGCGCCCGACGGTGTTTTGCGCCTGTGCGGACGGGATTCGGCTGCGCCTTCTTTTAACTCTCCGCCGCGGCTGGCAAAGCGTACTCGGCCAGCAATACTGGAAGCCGGCACGCTCTGATTGAGGCGGCGGCGCGCACTGACGCCCGTGCGCCAGGCCCTTGAAGAGGGACGAAAGGAGTGGGACACATCACCGCCAGCCGAAAATCGGTATTGTTGTTACGGTTGCCCGGCGAGTTGTTGTTACGATTGACGGCGCGCGCATTGTCATGGTTGTTGATCCACGAACCGCCCCGCAGGTGCGTCACAGCGAACCCCGCAACTTGCGTTGCGCGGGCATCATTTGTCATCCAGCCCAAAGGTGTCAAAAAGCAAAAATTTTTGTAATTACTCAGCCCCAAAGGGGCGCAATATGATAGCCCGGTGCAACGCATTGGGTAACTACGCGGATAGTCGCCAAGCCCCAACGGGGCGCAATACTTATTTCGCCCCGTTGGGGCTTGCAGGATTTGGCGGTTTTTTCCCAGGGCGTTGCCCTGGGCTTCAAGATGTCGCCCCGTTGGGGCTGAGCAGTTACAAATTTTTTTCCTGCGCCCAAAGCGGCGCAGGGGGCTGGTGCATACGCACCTGCGCTTCGCGCACCGCCCCAGGAACAGTGTTCAGGAAGAAGAAGGGGGACGCACTACCACGACCCGAAAACCGGCATAGCCGTCGCGGACGCCGGGACGAAAGATGCCGCGGCACACAGAGCGCGCGTTGTCAACATTGTAGATCCACGAGCCGCCCCGCAGGACACGATCGTTATTCGTCTCGAGGTTTTCGTTCCACGCCTTTTCCTGCGGCTTTTCGTAATCGCTCAAACACCATTCCCAAACGTTGCCGCTCATTTCCTCTACGCCGTATGGCGATGTGCCATTGGGGAAAATACCTACGGCGCTGGTCTGGCCGATGCCTGTTTCGCGCACATTGCCTTTGGCCGCGTCGAACTTACCCGCGTAAGGATAGAGCCGCCCCTCAGTACCGCGCGCCGCCTTCTCCCATTCAAACTCGGTCGGCAAGCGCACCTTCCATTCATCAATCTTCTGCAAGTCGTAGCCGCCGCCCCAACGCCACGAGAGCCAGCGGCAAAAGGCGATGGCCTCGTACCAATTCACCGTATCGCGCGGGTGATTGTCGAATTTGAAAGACTGTTCGCGTGGCTGGCGGTCATCCTCATTCGCCGCCAAGCCCTCCCACCAACGCGGGTCGCCGTAGCCGTTGTCTTCGGCAAAGCAGCGGAACTGTGCATAGGTGATCGGATAGCGGCTGATCCAAAAGGCGGGCAGTTCGAGCTTGCGCGACTTGGCAGGGGCGTACCATTCGGCATCGTCAGCTTGCTTCTCTGCGCCGTACTGAAACGCGCCGCCGGGAATCTTGATCCAGGTAATGTTCGGCAAGCCATCGCTGGTTACGCCTACGCCCGGGCGATTGTCCAAGCGGATTATTTGCCCCAAAGCGCGCCCGATGGCGGCGCGGGCTTGCGGTTCAGGTTCAAGCTCGGGCTTATCCAGCCGTTTCAGCCATTTGTCCCGCAACCGTGCGCGCGTGGCCTCAGGCGTATGTGCGCCGCTACGCACAATGCATTGCGCGGCGATCTCAGGTTGCGCGTCGGCCAGCCACTCCAGCACCAGTGTGCAATCGTCGCTGTAAAGCCCGGCCAGCAGGATGGCGGCCTCTTCCCAATTCGTGCGCTGCCACCAACGGTCGGGTAGCCAAATGTCGGCGGCGTGCAAGTGCCCGGCATTGAGTTTGAAGTCCATGTACTTGGCGGCGAAGTATTCCTGCAACAGTTGATGGCTGAAACGCACTTCGTCGGCGACGTTGAGCAGGCTGGCGCAGCCAGCCAGATACAACAATCGTTCGTTCAACAGCTTTACGACTTCAGGTCGAGGTAGCACCGTGAGCGCCTCGCCCGCCTGGTTTTGGGCGCGTGGCGTTTGCATGGCAAAAGCCACGTGCGACAGACCGGCCATCAGCGGCTCTTGTTCGTCCGCCGGGATGCGTTCGCGTTGCAACAAGATTTCGACGAAGAGCCGGAACAACTCGCCGCGATAGTCGGGCAGCTTGCCATCCTGCTCTGCGAAGACGCTCGCCAGCATCAGCAGCATGTATGGATTGCGCGCCAAGACCATCAGGCTGGAAGGCTGCTCGCGCAGCCGCAGCCAGTCTTGCCAGATTGAATTGTCATCCTCGCCACGCCAGTCACGGCCCCAGCGCAAACCGGATGGCAGTTGATTTGCGATCCAAAACACGCGCCCCGGCTCACTCAGCTTCCCCGCGAATTCTTCGGTGAAACGTGCAAGTTGTTGGCGCGCGCCCTCACCGGCCAGCCTCCAAAACAACGCCTCGCCCTGTTCGTCGCCCAGATAGTGTTTGACGAATTCCTGCATGCGCAACGGATCGAGCGGCGTGATGTTGATGCGGTCGAACTTAAGGTCAATGGTGTAATCCAGCGCGCGGCACGACACCACAGCCAGCAACGATGGATGCGCTTCGATGAAGCGTTGCGCCAGC
Encoded here:
- a CDS encoding VWA domain-containing protein, whose translation is MTRWFLLLGLALIAPLSLPAPRAAQQPAPQVKPTPAPKPGASPQTTPQTTEQDNVVRISTQLVQIDAVVTDRKGNHLDDLQEEEFELLVDGKKQPLTYFSLTKLKREAAPAASSKDANAPKNAAPTTMPTRNLEPERVARTIAFVVDDLGLSFESTAYTRDALKKFVSQQMQDGDLVGIIRTGRGLGALQQFTSDKRILYAAIDKLTWNPISRDMIPRFGVNDPGASAGEDEDSRQARQDAQNRFNEFRDTVFSVGTLGAINFVVRGLRELPGRKMVVLVSDGFQLFGRDRDNTQVLDNVRRLVDLANRSSVVIYALDAKGLLPLGMTAADDVSQMSQQQINERYSQQSQALADSQEGLTYVARETGGFAMLNNNDLSFGIKQVLKDNESYYLLGFDPEDSSFDRKFHALKVRVTRSGVQVRSRSGFLGIADSAPRPQPKTRDEQILATLYSPFGARDLSLQMTSFFFNVEQPSTPAATAAAPSPNAAAPKTQPKTANDKDNKMPPGTLSFVRSFFHIDADKLTFTDLPDNKKELKLELVAFAFNEEGVVVDQHGRSFAVTLDAARYQKVLERGFFYVADIPIKKPGAYQFRAILRDPNSSKVGSAGQFLQIPDLKKNRLAMSGLVLTGETLPPAGQPATPPATSQESAVKNVDWEASVALRRFPRNVRLIYGFFAYNATLNAAKQPDLLLQVELFQDGKRVFQGQPRPLEYNDKSQLKRLDCVGQLGLTGFSPGEYMLHVIVTDKLAKQKFAQADQWMDFSVR
- a CDS encoding SUMF1/EgtB/PvdO family nonheme iron enzyme — translated: MSQTSLNQERRTSVFVSYQRETGTEFAQRLIADLAQAGHASWIDTIAIKGGDEWIAEIVAGINRADALLVVVTPEALRSRWVQREIWLAETKSKRIIPCLFKPVAPDDLFRLSDYQSVNFAGRAYEVGFAELLRALPAAALPTSLAAQRTAELAYLDRLALEELINTDKYTPLGGASQQQVRPAEMRAVFELLPLRLGKDAHALAEPRRFENAVAEIQKLRRAVLLGEPGAGKTTTLWKLAAELVERARQDAKAPLPLLIRLGRWTDAEQSLPAFITAQLGELGAHLDDLLKAKRAALLLDGLNELPAGQHAQKYPLAQRFIEAHPSLLAVVSCRALDYTIDLKFDRINITPLDPLRMQEFVKHYLGDEQGEALFWRLAGEGARQQLARFTEEFAGKLSEPGRVFWIANQLPSGLRWGRDWRGEDDNSIWQDWLRLREQPSSLMVLARNPYMLLMLASVFAEQDGKLPDYRGELFRLFVEILLQRERIPADEQEPLMAGLSHVAFAMQTPRAQNQAGEALTVLPRPEVVKLLNERLLYLAGCASLLNVADEVRFSHQLLQEYFAAKYMDFKLNAGHLHAADIWLPDRWWQRTNWEEAAILLAGLYSDDCTLVLEWLADAQPEIAAQCIVRSGAHTPEATRARLRDKWLKRLDKPELEPEPQARAAIGRALGQIIRLDNRPGVGVTSDGLPNITWIKIPGGAFQYGAEKQADDAEWYAPAKSRKLELPAFWISRYPITYAQFRCFAEDNGYGDPRWWEGLAANEDDRQPREQSFKFDNHPRDTVNWYEAIAFCRWLSWRWGGGYDLQKIDEWKVRLPTEFEWEKAARGTEGRLYPYAGKFDAAKGNVRETGIGQTSAVGIFPNGTSPYGVEEMSGNVWEWCLSDYEKPQEKAWNENLETNNDRVLRGGSWIYNVDNARSVCRGIFRPGVRDGYAGFRVVVVRPPSSS
- the avd gene encoding diversity-generating retroelement protein Avd, which encodes MSNEMTILTRAFDLLAWLVPRTEKFPKLYRQTVTARLLDAALDFQEALFDALSQSGTTRQRHLRAADAHLNKLRLYLRLAHQWRWLNDGQYHHVSEMVAEVGRLLGGWLKTQV
- the pgl gene encoding 6-phosphogluconolactonase codes for the protein MATRLLNLPQANVRAYVDAEELALKAAHYFARLADQYVIGDGLFTVALSGGSTPQAMFKLLAQEPFYSTVPWSEIHFFWADERCVPPDHADSNYRAAYELLLSKVPVKPENIQRFNSEDAEPARAAELYCLQLQKFFSAGLAANRTITAPIAAFPRFDLVLLGMGADGHTASLFPDTVALKAQDQIAVANYVPQLAARRLTLTVGSINNARNVTFLVSGKEKAETLRQVLTGPPRPDALPSQLIKPANGTLLWLVDEAAVSGMGRF
- a CDS encoding HAD family phosphatase is translated as MEKPSIDLIVSDIDGTLITSDHVITPATKRMALELRMSGIHLCLASSRPPRSIKPIAQELGLRAPFAAFNGALIQLPDDQVMAGSVIPPNVTQRIRGMAMLLGLDVWLYDQKDWYVNMRTPFVDREAQTAGFMARTDVYMQQLKRDNVKLTVVGTPDVVLKAQERIRGEMGTMVSASRSKPRFLDVTAHGWDKAALVKRMGTLLNVTPEHIAAIGDGPNDVGLFRQAIMSIAMGQAVDNIKQQAIHVTASNDEDGWARGIEQFILRRKR